A region of the Leucobacter komagatae genome:
GCCGAGTCCGCACGCCCCCGCGAGCGCCCCGTCGGGGAGCGCGGCCGCGAGGTGGAGCCCCATCGAGATGCCGACCGAGGTGTCGAGCGCGCTCGACACGATGACGGGCAGCTGCGCCTCCTCGATGATCGCGAGCGCCGGTGCGATGCCGCCGAGCGGCTGCGCCTTCACGACGATGAGGTCCGCGGCCCCGGCGCGCGCGACCGCGAGGGGATCCTCCGCTTTCCGCACGCTCTCGTCCGCGGCGATGCGCATCGGGATCCCTGCGCGGGCGAGCCGCGCGCGCAGGTCAGCGAGCTCAGGCACCGTCGCGCACGGCTGCTCGGCGTAGTCGAGGTCGAACTCGGCGAGCGCGGTGAGTGCGCTGAAGGCCTCGTCGACCGACCAGCCACCGTTCGCGTCGACCCTGACGCGTGCATCGGCGCCCATGGCCGCGCGAACGGAGCGCACGCGGGCCACATCATCGGCGAGCGATTGGCCACGCTCGGCCACCTTCACCTTCGCGGTGCGGCAACCGGGAAAGCGCGCGAGCACGTCGGCGACGCTGCCCGCGGACACAGCCGGCACCGTCGCGTTCACGTCGACCGTGTCGCGCCTCGCTGCGGGCGTCTCGCCCCAGCCAAACTCGATCGCGGCCGCGAGCCAGCGCGAGCTCTCGCCAAAGGCGTACTCCGTGAACGGCGAGAACTCCGCAGGCCCGTGAGGCGCGTCAAAGATGACGGCCTCGCGAACGCTGATGCCGCGAAACCGCGTGCGGGTCGGAATCGAGACGACGCGGGCGGCGCCCATGAGCTCGTCGAGCGGCGGAAGTGGGGCCCCGTGCAGCGAATCGATTGCCATGCCTCGATTGTCTCACCCGCGCTCACGCGGGCCCCTCGAAGGGCCAATCGTCGGACGAAGGTAAGCCTAAGAAACCCGCGCTGACCTGGGGAAAGGCTAGCCTTCCCTTGCTTGCGGGGCGCCTGAAAGGGGAGCACACTGGGGTGCAGAACAACCCGAATAACGGGGGAGGGAAACTCATGACACTCGAAGCAACTCGCCACGACGACATCGACACCGCTGCGCCCGCGGGGCCCTCGGACGGCGAGCCACGCTCGGCCCGCATCGGGCAGAAGCTCAACTGGTTGCGCGCAGGCGTGCTCGGCGCAAATGACGGCATCGTCTCGGTCGCGGGCGTTGTCATCGGCGTCGCGGCGGCAACGCCGGGGAACACGATGGCGGTCGCGACGGCGGGCGTCGCCGCGCTCGTTGCGGGCGCGTTCT
Encoded here:
- a CDS encoding o-succinylbenzoate synthase — translated: MAIDSLHGAPLPPLDELMGAARVVSIPTRTRFRGISVREAVIFDAPHGPAEFSPFTEYAFGESSRWLAAAIEFGWGETPAARRDTVDVNATVPAVSAGSVADVLARFPGCRTAKVKVAERGQSLADDVARVRSVRAAMGADARVRVDANGGWSVDEAFSALTALAEFDLDYAEQPCATVPELADLRARLARAGIPMRIAADESVRKAEDPLAVARAGAADLIVVKAQPLGGIAPALAIIEEAQLPVIVSSALDTSVGISMGLHLAAALPDGALAGACGLGTVALLDGDVVADRLLPEGGALRVRRPALDAGALERYRPTPDRERWWQERVSRCHAALTEAG